The proteins below come from a single Iocasia fonsfrigidae genomic window:
- a CDS encoding energy-coupling factor ABC transporter ATP-binding protein: MTELLVGKDIIKYYGKEKVLDISEITIKQGSIMVLMGPNGSGKTTLIKILSQLEEKNTGEIYYQGDKINKKDSLKMRRKIGFIWQKPLLYRGSVYDNIALGLKYRKMGKTDIQRRVNQVLARLKITDLKDKEAKKLSGGEQQKVSIARTLITEPGLIFIDEPNTSLDVESIALIEEIIKEEVKKGVGIVLVTHNFYQAKNLADEIILLRKGKIVAQGEEQEIFVKQEELLKYL, encoded by the coding sequence ATGACAGAATTACTGGTGGGAAAAGATATTATAAAGTATTATGGAAAGGAAAAAGTTTTAGATATAAGTGAGATAACCATAAAGCAAGGTAGTATTATGGTACTAATGGGTCCAAATGGAAGTGGAAAGACAACTTTAATTAAAATATTAAGTCAATTAGAGGAAAAAAATACCGGAGAAATATATTATCAAGGTGATAAGATAAATAAAAAGGATAGTTTAAAGATGCGCCGCAAGATAGGGTTTATCTGGCAGAAACCTTTATTATATAGAGGCTCTGTTTATGATAATATAGCTCTGGGGTTAAAATATAGAAAGATGGGAAAAACTGATATTCAAAGACGGGTTAATCAAGTTTTAGCAAGGTTAAAGATAACTGACTTGAAAGATAAAGAAGCTAAAAAATTATCTGGCGGTGAACAGCAGAAGGTGTCTATTGCCAGAACTTTAATAACTGAACCCGGGCTAATCTTTATTGATGAGCCTAATACAAGTCTTGATGTAGAGAGTATAGCTTTAATTGAAGAGATTATCAAAGAAGAAGTAAAAAAGGGAGTGGGTATTGTATTAGTTACCCATAATTTTTATCAGGCAAAAAATCTGGCAGATGAGATAATACTTTTAAGAAAAGGAAAGATAGTTGCTCAAGGGGAAGAACAGGAAATATTTGTAAAACAAGAGGAATTATTGAAGTATTTATAA
- a CDS encoding ABC transporter permease, translated as MEYILIGIKNALELILTMDQEVMQIAVLSITTSLISSLIASIIGIPIGFLIGHYDFKGKRIIITILNTLLSLPTVVIGILLFAFVSRRGPLGDLELLFTSKGIIIGQIILALPIIATLTLNTVKDSESQVVVTALSLGASQQQAVLMLLKEIKFGVLGAVITGFGRVIGEVGVSMMIGGNIKRVTRTLTTAIALETSKGEFGFGIALGIILMSISLIINFVLHHFQAGGA; from the coding sequence GTGGAATATATTCTAATAGGGATAAAGAATGCTCTGGAATTAATTTTAACTATGGACCAGGAAGTTATGCAAATTGCAGTATTATCAATAACCACTTCTTTAATCTCTTCTTTAATAGCTTCAATTATAGGTATCCCAATTGGATTTTTAATTGGACATTATGACTTTAAGGGAAAACGGATTATTATAACTATTTTAAATACGTTATTGAGTTTACCAACAGTAGTTATAGGAATATTATTATTTGCTTTTGTTTCCAGACGAGGTCCTTTAGGTGACCTGGAATTACTTTTTACTTCAAAAGGAATTATTATCGGACAAATTATCCTGGCTTTACCTATTATCGCCACTTTAACACTCAATACAGTTAAAGATTCTGAAAGTCAGGTAGTTGTTACAGCATTATCTTTAGGAGCCTCACAACAACAGGCAGTCTTAATGTTATTAAAGGAGATCAAGTTTGGAGTCCTGGGGGCAGTTATTACTGGTTTTGGCCGGGTAATAGGTGAAGTAGGAGTTTCCATGATGATTGGTGGTAATATTAAAAGGGTAACCAGAACTTTAACTACTGCTATTGCTTTAGAAACCAGTAAAGGTGAATTTGGTTTTGGAATTGCTTTAGGAATTATTCTTATGTCTATCTCACTAATAATTAATTTTGTATTACACCACTTTCAGGCAGGTGGAGCCTGA
- a CDS encoding substrate-binding domain-containing protein — protein sequence MSKKRMTLVFVLVCLMALVVVGYVSGVKDQRLIMATTTSTDNSGLLDQLIPAFEKGRNIRVDVVAVGTGKALELGRNGDADVLLVHAKSAELEFIDNGYGVNRQEVMYNDFIVLGPKDDPANIKGNSDALAVFKKIAAAEAAFVSRGDDSGTNKKELSIWKEAGIEPQGSWYQETGQGMGASLTIANEKQAYILADRGTYLAYKDKIELEILSEGDPLFFNLYGVMAVNPEKHEGINYDGAMEFIEFIMSKKGQEIIRDFTVSGERLFNPLNL from the coding sequence ATGTCAAAGAAAAGAATGACACTTGTATTTGTACTTGTCTGTTTAATGGCTTTAGTTGTTGTAGGGTATGTTAGTGGTGTTAAAGACCAAAGATTAATTATGGCTACAACCACCAGTACCGATAATTCTGGTTTGTTAGACCAATTAATTCCTGCTTTTGAAAAGGGTAGAAATATTAGAGTGGATGTAGTTGCTGTTGGCACAGGGAAGGCTTTAGAGTTAGGTAGAAATGGAGATGCAGATGTATTATTAGTACATGCCAAATCGGCAGAATTGGAATTTATTGATAATGGTTATGGGGTTAACCGGCAGGAAGTAATGTATAATGACTTTATAGTTCTTGGACCTAAAGATGACCCGGCTAATATTAAAGGCAATTCAGATGCTTTAGCAGTATTCAAAAAGATTGCTGCAGCAGAAGCGGCCTTTGTCTCCCGTGGTGATGATTCTGGAACCAATAAGAAAGAATTAAGTATCTGGAAAGAAGCCGGGATTGAACCTCAGGGTAGTTGGTATCAGGAGACCGGCCAGGGAATGGGAGCCAGTTTGACAATTGCTAATGAAAAACAGGCTTATATTCTGGCTGACCGCGGCACTTATTTAGCTTATAAAGATAAGATTGAGTTAGAAATTTTATCTGAAGGAGACCCACTATTTTTTAATCTTTATGGTGTAATGGCTGTTAATCCAGAAAAACATGAAGGAATTAACTATGATGGAGCAATGGAATTTATTGAATTTATAATGTCTAAAAAGGGACAGGAAATTATTAGAGATTTTACGGTTTCTGGAGAAAGATTGTTTAATCCACTTAACTTGTAA
- a CDS encoding HesA/MoeB/ThiF family protein, which yields MEKRYLKNMTMLSELEIEKIKNSQVCVIGCGGLGGYVIEMLARLGVGNITAVDGDIFDATNLNRQLLSDANVIGKNKAEIAKERIALVNPLINFMPISQNINNDNGIKILKGHDVIIDAVDNIAARLLLQELAYELGITLVHGAIAGWYGQVTTIFPGDKTLDILYAKKNIEGIENKLGNPSFTPAFVASVQVSETLKILIARGELLRNKILYADLFAQDYEVVSL from the coding sequence ATGGAAAAAAGGTATCTAAAAAATATGACTATGCTCTCAGAATTAGAAATTGAAAAAATAAAAAATAGTCAAGTATGTGTGATCGGTTGTGGTGGTCTTGGGGGATATGTTATTGAAATGCTGGCAAGGCTTGGTGTAGGAAATATAACAGCAGTAGATGGAGATATATTTGATGCCACAAATCTTAATCGACAGTTATTATCTGATGCTAATGTTATTGGAAAAAACAAGGCAGAGATTGCCAAAGAGAGAATAGCTTTGGTCAATCCTCTGATAAACTTTATGCCGATTTCTCAAAATATAAATAATGATAATGGGATTAAAATTTTGAAAGGACATGATGTTATTATTGATGCTGTAGATAACATAGCTGCCAGATTGCTTTTACAGGAATTAGCTTATGAGTTGGGAATAACACTGGTTCATGGAGCTATTGCTGGTTGGTATGGACAGGTTACAACTATTTTCCCGGGAGATAAGACTTTGGATATCTTATATGCCAAAAAAAATATAGAGGGAATAGAAAATAAATTAGGAAATCCTTCTTTTACTCCGGCCTTTGTTGCTTCTGTTCAAGTAAGTGAAACATTAAAAATACTTATTGCTAGGGGTGAATTGTTAAGGAATAAAATTCTTTATGCTGATTTGTTTGCGCAAGATTATGAGGTCGTTAGCTTATGA
- a CDS encoding MoaD/ThiS family protein, whose amino-acid sequence MKVEIRLFATLRDGRDKVLEMEVEENTTVSKVLDIFKIKQEDVALLLINGRDGKFDASLHEGDYLSLFPPVGGG is encoded by the coding sequence ATGAAAGTAGAGATCAGATTATTTGCGACATTGAGAGATGGAAGAGATAAAGTACTGGAGATGGAAGTAGAAGAAAATACCACTGTGAGTAAAGTGCTGGATATATTTAAAATAAAACAAGAGGATGTAGCCCTTTTATTAATAAATGGTAGGGATGGAAAATTTGATGCTAGTCTTCATGAGGGGGATTATCTTTCTTTATTTCCTCCTGTTGGAGGGGGATAA
- a CDS encoding tungsten cofactor oxidoreductase radical SAM maturase, with the protein MSLQKLYLELTNKCNLNCVMCYRHSWTEKLQDMNRELFVKIKKEIKEMGRLKSIVLGGIGEPTCAPLIYEAIEELGNYDLILTTNAIKMDDTLINLIVQYVNLIMVSIDGLHENFSKIRGTNLDLVVNNINKINELKEKKKSSTLYLGIQFVISKNNVDDIFRLIDLASELKVHQLVLSNLLPQKEENADKILYTRYENKEMKRLFAKAYNYSFRKGLNLILPNYELKTERRCIFIEDKAAFISASGEVVPCYRLSHTYKEYVFGREKTVLKHSFANLHDQSLKETWESSEYSNFRSIIRNNRYPSCIDCDYAEGCDLVKDTSTDCYTGSPSCADCLWSRKYIICP; encoded by the coding sequence ATGTCCTTACAGAAACTCTATCTCGAGCTTACCAATAAATGCAATTTAAATTGTGTAATGTGTTATAGACATTCCTGGACTGAAAAATTACAGGATATGAACAGAGAACTATTTGTAAAGATAAAAAAAGAAATAAAAGAAATGGGCAGATTAAAATCTATTGTTTTGGGAGGAATTGGAGAGCCGACCTGTGCACCTCTAATTTATGAAGCGATTGAAGAACTTGGGAATTATGATTTAATCTTGACTACTAATGCTATAAAAATGGATGATACCTTAATTAATTTGATTGTTCAGTATGTTAATCTGATTATGGTTTCAATTGATGGGTTACATGAGAATTTTTCGAAAATTCGGGGAACAAATTTAGATCTTGTTGTTAATAATATTAATAAAATTAATGAATTGAAAGAAAAGAAGAAAAGTAGTACTCTTTATCTTGGGATCCAGTTTGTTATTTCGAAAAATAATGTTGACGACATTTTTAGATTGATAGATCTAGCCAGTGAATTAAAGGTCCATCAATTAGTATTATCAAATTTATTACCGCAAAAGGAAGAAAATGCAGATAAAATACTCTATACTAGATATGAAAATAAAGAAATGAAGCGTTTATTTGCTAAAGCTTATAATTATTCCTTTAGAAAAGGATTAAATCTCATTTTACCAAACTATGAATTAAAGACAGAAAGAAGATGCATCTTTATCGAAGATAAAGCAGCTTTTATTAGTGCTTCTGGTGAAGTTGTTCCCTGTTACAGGTTATCACATACTTATAAGGAATATGTATTTGGTAGGGAGAAAACAGTTTTAAAACATTCATTTGCTAATTTGCATGATCAGAGTTTGAAGGAGACCTGGGAAAGTAGTGAATACAGTAATTTCCGTTCTATTATCAGGAATAATCGATACCCTTCCTGTATTGACTGTGATTATGCAGAAGGATGTGATCTGGTTAAGGATACAAGCACTGATTGTTATACTGGGAGCCCTTCCTGTGCCGACTGTCTGTGGAGTAGAAAGTATATAATTTGCCCTTAG
- a CDS encoding aldehyde ferredoxin oxidoreductase family protein, whose translation MYGYNGKILRVNLSNKTVKNEELDIDLAQKFIGGRGLGTKMLMDEVDPKVDALSPENKLIFITGPLTGTSTPTGGRYMVVTKAPLTGTVASSNSGGYWGAELKFAGYDAIIFEGKADSPVYLNIVDDKVEIKDASHLWGKVVSETTHVLEKEHGEKVKVATIGPAGENLSKIAAIMNDLGRAAGRSGVGAVMGSKNLKAIVVKGNNKVEIAEPDKLKEVFSVCMKKIKENGVTGQGLPAYGTAVLVNIINENGVFPTNNFQYSTFDQAEEISGETLADKYLKKKDPCFRCPIACGRYCEVDDIEGAGPEYETVWAFGSDCGVSNLGDIIKANYWCNEIGIDTISAGSTIAAAMELYDKGYIKEEELAGASELAWGNNEAIIEWTKKMADTEGLGAKMAQGSYRLCEMYGVPEISMTVKKQELPAYDPRGIQGHGVNYATSNRGGCHVRGYMISPEILGLPEKLDRLTLEGKPTWAKIFQDFTAAIDSSGLCLFTSFAMGAEDYAALLNAVCGTNITGDDFIQAGERIWNLEKLYNLEAGIDSSQDTLPKRLLEEPIPDGPSKGWVHKLDELLPQYYEVRGWSIDGIPTPEKLKELGLA comes from the coding sequence ATGTATGGATATAATGGTAAGATTTTAAGAGTCAATTTGAGCAACAAAACAGTAAAAAATGAAGAACTGGACATTGACCTGGCACAGAAATTTATTGGTGGTAGAGGATTAGGTACCAAAATGCTGATGGATGAGGTTGATCCTAAAGTTGATGCCTTAAGTCCAGAGAATAAATTGATTTTTATTACTGGTCCACTGACAGGAACCAGTACACCAACTGGTGGAAGGTATATGGTAGTAACTAAAGCGCCTCTAACAGGTACTGTAGCTAGTTCTAACTCAGGTGGATACTGGGGTGCTGAACTTAAATTTGCCGGTTATGATGCTATTATTTTTGAAGGAAAGGCTGATTCACCTGTCTATCTTAATATTGTTGATGATAAGGTTGAAATTAAAGATGCCTCTCATCTCTGGGGAAAAGTTGTTTCCGAGACTACCCATGTTTTAGAAAAAGAACATGGAGAAAAAGTAAAAGTTGCGACTATTGGACCTGCTGGTGAAAATCTTTCCAAAATAGCAGCTATTATGAATGACCTGGGTAGAGCGGCAGGACGTTCTGGTGTTGGTGCTGTAATGGGCTCAAAAAATCTTAAAGCTATAGTAGTTAAAGGAAATAATAAAGTTGAGATAGCAGAGCCTGACAAACTTAAAGAAGTTTTCTCTGTCTGTATGAAAAAAATAAAAGAAAATGGAGTTACCGGACAGGGACTACCAGCTTATGGTACAGCTGTGTTGGTTAATATTATCAATGAGAATGGTGTATTTCCAACCAATAATTTTCAGTATAGTACTTTTGATCAGGCTGAAGAAATTAGTGGCGAGACTTTAGCAGATAAATATCTGAAAAAGAAAGATCCTTGTTTTAGATGTCCAATAGCTTGTGGTAGGTATTGTGAAGTTGATGATATTGAAGGTGCTGGGCCTGAGTATGAAACTGTCTGGGCTTTTGGCTCTGATTGTGGAGTATCTAACCTTGGTGATATTATTAAAGCCAATTATTGGTGTAATGAAATAGGAATCGATACCATTTCTGCTGGTTCTACAATTGCTGCAGCTATGGAGTTATATGATAAAGGATATATTAAAGAAGAAGAATTAGCTGGAGCATCTGAACTTGCCTGGGGAAATAATGAAGCGATTATAGAATGGACAAAGAAGATGGCTGATACTGAGGGACTGGGAGCTAAGATGGCTCAAGGGTCTTACAGACTTTGTGAAATGTATGGTGTTCCAGAAATTTCAATGACAGTTAAAAAACAGGAACTGCCTGCTTATGATCCCAGAGGTATCCAGGGACATGGAGTTAATTATGCTACTTCCAACAGAGGTGGTTGCCATGTTAGAGGTTATATGATTTCACCTGAAATATTAGGACTTCCTGAAAAACTTGATAGATTAACCCTGGAAGGCAAGCCAACCTGGGCCAAGATATTCCAGGATTTTACTGCGGCTATTGATTCATCTGGACTGTGTCTCTTTACTTCTTTTGCCATGGGTGCAGAAGATTATGCTGCTCTGCTTAATGCTGTTTGCGGTACCAATATAACTGGTGATGATTTTATTCAAGCTGGTGAAAGGATCTGGAATCTTGAAAAATTGTATAACCTGGAAGCTGGAATCGACTCTTCACAGGATACACTGCCTAAAAGATTATTGGAAGAGCCTATTCCAGATGGACCTTCCAAGGGATGGGTACACAAATTAGATGAACTCCTTCCCCAATACTATGAAGTTAGAGGCTGGAGTATTGATGGAATACCTACTCCAGAAAAACTTAAGGAATTAGGGTTAGCATAG
- a CDS encoding sigma-54-dependent Fis family transcriptional regulator: MNNLNLSDKKEYIINSHKRCKDYNVNVDRVFSGKIIDENELFEKLEAKRELIVTAEPFMNQLYNFVKGSNFFSILTDEEGCILSVIGDEDILSEAFSFKMIPGAYMDEVNIGTNAMGTALVEGQAVQISGKEHFIKVYHRWTCSATPIRNTKGEIIASLDLTGYSESVHSHTLGMVVAAANAIEKMLEIKKYTEELSMAKMYTETVIDSIKAGILTVDLAGNIITVNSYVADMFGYKSDKMRKMKIWDLFESWEKVKTTVFAKRNFMEEEVFVNAKKNKLQFNLSTYPILDYEENVRNIIFVFKEVKKVRKLANKIMGRQAIYTFDKIIGKDEDFQRMVKFAKKVSDSRSNILIMGESGTGKELFAQAIHNCSNRSQEPFVAINCGAIPRNLIESELFGYEEGAFTGAKSSGQPGKFEIADGGTIFLDEIGEMPLDMQTRLLRVIEEDTVSRIGSIKENVVNVRVIAATNKDLYKEVQNGNFRKDLFYRLNVLPVRLPPLRERKEDIPLLFEFFMKTKSKKMNKRSVKTSEEFIKTLVEYEWPGNVRELENLVEWMINMESVPDKIGGRKTVLSKKSGISFKTSVLKDASAEIGKDLSLAAVEKEHIIKVLNLYDGNISKSAKALNIGRNTLYRKIENYKIDCSIMEQCSNI; this comes from the coding sequence ATGAATAACCTAAATTTATCAGATAAAAAAGAATATATAATAAATTCTCATAAAAGGTGCAAGGATTATAATGTTAATGTTGACCGAGTATTTAGCGGCAAAATTATTGATGAAAATGAACTTTTCGAAAAACTTGAAGCAAAAAGAGAATTAATTGTTACGGCAGAGCCTTTTATGAATCAATTATATAATTTTGTGAAAGGATCTAATTTTTTTTCAATATTAACTGATGAAGAGGGTTGTATTTTAAGTGTAATTGGAGATGAAGATATTCTTTCTGAGGCTTTTTCTTTTAAAATGATACCTGGGGCATATATGGATGAAGTTAATATTGGTACAAATGCTATGGGGACAGCTTTAGTAGAAGGTCAAGCAGTCCAGATTTCTGGTAAAGAGCACTTTATAAAGGTCTACCATCGTTGGACCTGTTCTGCTACACCGATAAGAAATACTAAAGGTGAGATTATTGCTTCCCTTGATTTAACCGGTTATAGTGAAAGTGTTCATTCACATACTCTTGGTATGGTTGTGGCAGCTGCCAATGCCATCGAAAAAATGTTGGAAATAAAAAAATACACCGAAGAACTATCTATGGCGAAAATGTATACCGAAACTGTTATTGATTCTATAAAAGCAGGAATTCTAACAGTTGATCTAGCTGGAAATATTATAACTGTTAACAGTTATGTAGCAGATATGTTTGGATATAAATCAGATAAAATGAGGAAAATGAAGATCTGGGATTTATTTGAAAGCTGGGAAAAGGTTAAAACTACAGTTTTTGCAAAACGTAATTTTATGGAAGAAGAGGTTTTTGTAAATGCTAAAAAAAATAAACTTCAGTTTAATTTAAGTACCTATCCTATACTGGACTACGAAGAGAATGTAAGGAATATTATTTTTGTTTTTAAAGAAGTAAAAAAGGTGAGGAAACTGGCTAATAAAATTATGGGACGTCAGGCTATCTATACCTTTGATAAAATAATTGGCAAAGACGAAGATTTTCAAAGGATGGTTAAATTTGCTAAAAAGGTCTCAGATAGTAGATCAAATATTCTAATTATGGGTGAGAGTGGTACAGGTAAAGAGCTTTTTGCTCAGGCTATTCATAACTGTAGTAATAGAAGTCAAGAACCTTTTGTAGCAATAAACTGTGGTGCTATACCAAGAAATTTGATTGAATCTGAATTATTCGGATATGAAGAAGGGGCTTTTACTGGTGCCAAAAGCAGTGGACAACCTGGAAAGTTTGAAATAGCTGATGGAGGAACAATTTTTCTTGATGAAATTGGTGAGATGCCCCTTGACATGCAAACTAGATTACTGCGGGTGATTGAAGAAGATACAGTGAGTAGAATAGGAAGCATTAAGGAAAATGTTGTAAATGTTAGAGTTATTGCAGCGACTAATAAGGATTTATATAAAGAGGTTCAAAATGGCAATTTTCGTAAGGATTTATTCTATCGACTCAATGTTCTACCTGTAAGACTTCCACCTTTACGAGAACGAAAAGAAGATATTCCACTTTTATTTGAATTTTTTATGAAAACGAAATCAAAAAAAATGAACAAGAGAAGTGTAAAAACTTCTGAGGAGTTTATTAAAACTCTGGTAGAATATGAGTGGCCTGGCAATGTAAGAGAACTGGAAAATTTAGTAGAGTGGATGATTAATATGGAATCTGTTCCAGATAAGATTGGTGGAAGGAAAACTGTATTATCAAAAAAATCAGGGATTAGTTTTAAAACCTCTGTTTTAAAAGATGCAAGTGCTGAAATAGGCAAAGATCTAAGTTTGGCAGCTGTGGAAAAAGAGCATATTATCAAAGTGCTTAATTTGTATGATGGAAATATCAGTAAAAGTGCTAAGGCTTTAAATATAGGCAGGAATACCCTTTATAGAAAAATAGAAAATTATAAAATAGACTGTTCTATTATGGAGCAGTGTTCCAATATATAA
- a CDS encoding DEAD/DEAH box helicase produces MKKIKFEELKISRDVLKAIEDMGFEETTPIQTNAIPPALEGRDIIGQAQTGTGKTAAFGIPLLERVDPDNKNPQAIILCPTRELAIQVAEELKRLARYKRNLHTLPVYGGQSIKRQIKVLKKGVQVIIGTPGRVMDHMRRGTLQLSGIDFLVLDEADVMLDMGFIDDIEKILEDIPQDRQTLFFSATIPKTIINLGKRYQKDAKLIRIAHENLTAPSIEQYYYEIKRGDKLKVLTRLIDMHLPQLSLIFCNTRKQVDELNIQLQARGYLADALHGGMNQNQRDRVMDKFRNGIIEHLVATDVAARGIDVDNVEAVFNYDLPQDTDYYVHRIGRTGRAGKTGTAYTFVVGKDIYKLRDIQKYTKIKIERQNIPSLNDIEEVQIEKFVSSLKKYIEKEHLGKHTKIIEGLLEDDYTAIELAAGLLKMSLTDEKEEENDYRDNFGDTGAEPGMVRLFINIGKKDKISPRHIVGAIAGETDLEGKLIGAIDVYNNFTFVEVPSEMGAHVLNIMKDNYIKGNKVNVEPAKPK; encoded by the coding sequence TTGAAAAAAATTAAATTTGAAGAACTAAAGATATCCAGGGATGTATTAAAGGCAATAGAAGACATGGGATTTGAAGAAACTACCCCCATACAAACAAATGCTATTCCGCCAGCACTAGAGGGCAGAGATATTATAGGACAGGCGCAAACAGGAACAGGAAAGACAGCAGCTTTTGGGATACCCTTATTAGAAAGGGTTGACCCAGATAATAAAAATCCACAGGCGATTATATTATGTCCTACCAGGGAATTAGCAATTCAGGTTGCTGAAGAATTAAAGAGATTGGCCAGATACAAACGGAATTTACATACTCTACCTGTTTATGGTGGACAATCTATTAAAAGACAGATCAAGGTCTTAAAAAAGGGAGTACAGGTTATTATTGGTACACCTGGTAGGGTGATGGATCATATGCGAAGGGGTACATTACAGTTATCTGGTATCGATTTTCTTGTATTAGATGAAGCCGATGTGATGCTAGATATGGGCTTTATTGATGATATTGAAAAAATATTAGAGGATATTCCACAGGATAGGCAGACTTTATTTTTTTCTGCTACAATACCTAAAACAATAATTAATCTGGGTAAAAGGTATCAAAAGGATGCAAAATTAATAAGAATAGCTCACGAAAATTTAACAGCACCTAGTATTGAACAATATTATTATGAGATTAAAAGGGGAGATAAACTAAAGGTTTTAACACGTTTAATTGATATGCACCTCCCTCAGTTATCCTTGATTTTTTGTAATACAAGGAAACAGGTTGATGAATTGAATATACAGCTTCAGGCCAGGGGATATCTTGCAGATGCTTTACACGGTGGTATGAATCAAAACCAGCGAGATCGGGTAATGGATAAATTTAGGAATGGTATTATAGAGCATTTAGTTGCTACAGATGTAGCAGCCCGTGGTATTGATGTAGATAATGTGGAAGCTGTTTTTAACTATGACCTTCCTCAGGATACTGATTATTATGTCCATAGAATTGGCAGGACAGGTCGAGCGGGTAAGACGGGTACCGCCTATACCTTTGTTGTCGGTAAAGATATCTATAAACTGCGTGATATACAAAAATATACTAAGATAAAAATTGAGCGCCAAAATATACCTTCACTTAATGATATAGAAGAAGTACAGATTGAAAAATTTGTTAGTAGTTTAAAAAAATATATAGAAAAAGAACATTTAGGAAAACATACCAAAATTATTGAAGGTTTGCTTGAAGATGATTATACAGCAATAGAACTTGCAGCTGGATTACTAAAAATGTCTTTAACAGATGAAAAAGAAGAAGAGAATGATTATAGAGATAATTTTGGGGATACTGGTGCAGAACCAGGTATGGTCAGGTTGTTTATTAATATAGGTAAGAAGGATAAGATCAGTCCTAGACATATTGTGGGGGCAATTGCCGGGGAAACAGATCTGGAAGGAAAACTAATAGGGGCTATTGATGTTTATAATAACTTTACTTTTGTTGAAGTCCCCAGTGAAATGGGTGCCCATGTCTTAAATATTATGAAGGATAATTATATTAAGGGAAATAAGGTGAATGTTGAACCAGCTAAACCTAAATAG
- a CDS encoding cold-shock protein produces MYNGKVKWFNDQKGFGFIERDSGDDDVFVHFSAIQQDGFKNLEEGQEVEFEIVDGDRGPQAANVVTL; encoded by the coding sequence ATTTACAATGGTAAGGTAAAATGGTTTAATGATCAAAAAGGTTTCGGTTTTATTGAAAGAGATTCTGGTGATGATGATGTTTTTGTACATTTTTCTGCGATTCAACAAGATGGTTTTAAAAACCTGGAAGAAGGCCAGGAAGTTGAATTTGAGATTGTTGATGGTGACCGCGGTCCACAGGCTGCAAATGTTGTTACATTATAA
- a CDS encoding HD-GYP domain-containing protein translates to MIIRKRQLFKVRKMLTVIKNKNEYLRGHSKRVCQLAIMLAEHLGLSQREIRIIKYGALLHDLGKVQVDNLILNKPGCLNDLEFEIIKRHPIFGTEMLQEHLNNKEILDIISYHHERWDGNGYPYKLRGEEIPLAARIVSIVDAFDAMTTVRPYRKVPFTIKEALEEILNNAGSQFDREIATAFCQKIAEKR, encoded by the coding sequence ATGATTATCAGGAAGAGGCAGTTGTTCAAGGTAAGGAAAATGTTAACTGTAATTAAAAACAAAAATGAATATTTACGCGGCCATTCTAAAAGGGTATGTCAGTTGGCCATTATGCTGGCTGAACATCTGGGATTAAGCCAGCGGGAAATAAGGATAATTAAATATGGTGCTCTTTTACATGACCTGGGGAAAGTACAGGTGGACAATCTTATTTTAAATAAACCGGGGTGTTTAAATGATCTGGAGTTTGAAATAATAAAGAGACACCCAATCTTTGGTACTGAAATGCTGCAGGAACACCTTAACAATAAAGAAATACTGGATATTATTAGTTACCACCATGAAAGGTGGGATGGTAATGGTTACCCCTATAAATTAAGGGGAGAAGAGATCCCTCTGGCAGCTAGAATTGTTTCTATTGTTGATGCTTTTGATGCGATGACTACTGTTAGACCCTATCGTAAAGTCCCTTTTACAATTAAGGAGGCTCTGGAAGAGATCCTGAATAATGCTGGTTCACAATTTGACAGGGAGATTGCGACGGCATTTTGCCAGAAAATAGCTGAAAAAAGATAA